ACCTGCGCGAGGTCGAGGAGGTCTACCTCCCCCTCTCGCGGCTGCTCAACTTCTACGTCGGGGCGACCCGGCAGCTGCACTCGGTGGCCACCGACTTCCTCGGCGAACGGCCGGCCATGACGCCGTTCGTCATCGGCGTGGCGGGGTCGGTCGCGGTCGGCAAGTCGACGACCGCCCGCATCCTGCGCGAGATGCTCGCCCGCTGGCCCGACACCCCCCGCGTCGAGCTCGTGACGACGGACGGCTTCCTGCTGCCCAACGCCGAGCTCGAGCGCCGCGGCCTCATGCGCCGCAAGGGCTTCCCGGAGTCGTACGACCGGCGGGCGCTGCTGCGCTTCGTCACGGAGGTGAAGTCGGGCAAGGCCGAGGTGAGCGCCCCGGTGTACTCGCACCTCACCTACGACATCGTGCCCGACGAGCGCATCGTCGTGCGCCAGCCCGACGTCCTCATCGTCGAGGGCCTCAACGTGCTCCAGGCGCCGCAGGTGCACCCCGTGCGCGGGGCCGGGCTGGCGGTGAGCGACTTCTTCGACTTCTCGGTCTACGTCGACGCCTGGGTCGACGACGTGCGCAACTGGTACGTCGACCGGTTCCTGCGGCTGCGCCAGACGGCGTTCGCCGACCCCGACAGCTACTTCCACCGGTACGCGGCGCTCAGTGACGAGGAGGCCGCCGAGACGGCGAACCGCATCTGGCGCGAGATCAACGGGCCCAACCTCGTCGAGAACATCCTGCCGACACGGTCGCGGGCGACGCTCGTGCTGTCGAAGGGCGAGAACCACGAGGTCCGCAGGGTCCGGCTCCGCAAGATCTGACGGCGCACGGTTCGCGCCACGGCCCGATCCCGGACACGCGTTTGCGGCAGGCTCCGTCCGGAACCCCGCCACGGCCCGATCTCGGACACCCGGGATGCCGGAACCGTGTCCGTAACCGCGCCACGGCCCGCTCTCGGACACCCGGGATGCCGGAACCGCGCCACGGCCCGTTTTCGGACACGCGTACGCCGGACCCGT
This is a stretch of genomic DNA from Terracoccus luteus. It encodes these proteins:
- the coaA gene encoding type I pantothenate kinase, which codes for MSNTAAPPGVTGATSVPSPYVELDRAAWSRLRRNQPLALDENDLARLSGLGDRIDLREVEEVYLPLSRLLNFYVGATRQLHSVATDFLGERPAMTPFVIGVAGSVAVGKSTTARILREMLARWPDTPRVELVTTDGFLLPNAELERRGLMRRKGFPESYDRRALLRFVTEVKSGKAEVSAPVYSHLTYDIVPDERIVVRQPDVLIVEGLNVLQAPQVHPVRGAGLAVSDFFDFSVYVDAWVDDVRNWYVDRFLRLRQTAFADPDSYFHRYAALSDEEAAETANRIWREINGPNLVENILPTRSRATLVLSKGENHEVRRVRLRKI